A window of the Narcine bancroftii isolate sNarBan1 chromosome 4, sNarBan1.hap1, whole genome shotgun sequence genome harbors these coding sequences:
- the cep68 gene encoding centrosomal protein of 68 kDa — MQEMNRRYFVPATDNLSSVALLHRLNTEGTDSMPNEPVQPRTPLTVSPTYEPTGRFDPQMMKHSSSSILSPKSNENDRLNSQKSLSTPKHDTCRDVSVYSQSLPKRKTMSTIQDVKLYKHTSLGQLSNGSYTSTDVKTDPPRRKEMVSCLSEYWAYRIPDYFKAFKDRSLPDWDPNEEYQALLDFTYPLRPLDFASNDLSNGEDLSSDSCFKDSGILNDGSLLSPGNTPTSKSTLSLPTHQNSSSNTAHADWAHSSLAESVPAPRRSSSPLHVHSPSSNLASSPIFKARLAPKPFVEHSRFSKAQLSDSLINSTIVSDCTLVNSITDSGFISKNSNEEFANHLISGDDISFISTTQIPPLNKEWESDEEYLTLPYKINELEDLAQQLEGLSAHLDESAGVTSANVVTHDVDIQDIHSDPDNNTHLPLLYCQQESEPVNIHHCPESEDTVVELRKATDFVRKLRGWSGSQLTTRHLPRITEEKQNSDCLLIHIQNFCSKMEELLKWLYQVAETTENWIPPQPEMESIKSSLDVCMAFKNDVNEHQELTQSVLKSGDILLKSVIDITPVLKETLELIARQSKQFNEHAAHLYSSVLTAINIVKDDLETKQHEQQNVMIASRFVQHDDA; from the exons ATGCAGGAGATGAACAGAAGGTATTTCGTCCCAGCCACTGATAATTTGTCAAGTGTGGCACTACTACACAGACTGAATACTGAAGGGACTGACTCCATGCCCAATGAACCGGTCCAGCCTCGCACACCACTTACTGTTTCTCCCACGTACGAACCTACTGGTAGGTTTGATCCGCAGATGATGAAGCACAGCAGTTCATCCATACTGTCTCCCAAGAGCAATGAGAATGACCGACTGAACAGTCAAAAGAGCTTATCCACTCCAAAACACGATACTTGTCGAGACGTCTCTGTCTACTCTCAAAGTTTGCCAAAAAGAAAGACCATGTCAACCATTCAAGATGTAAAATTGTACAAACACACATCATTAGGACAACTTTCCAATGGCTCCTATACCTCTACTGATGTTAAAACTGATCCCCCACGTAGAAAAGAAATGGTGTCTTGCTTATCAGAATACTGGGCATATAGAATTCCCGATTATTTTAAGGCATTTAAAGATCGGAGTTTGCCAGATTGGGATCCCAATGAGGAATATCAGGCCTTGCTTGATTTCACTTATCCCTTAAGGCCACTGGATTTTGCTTCCAATGATTTGTCAAATGGTGAAGATTTGTCCTCAGATTCATGTTTTAAAGATTCAGGCATTTTAAATGATGGTTCTTTGCTGTCCCCTGGCAATACGCCAACATCAAAGAGTACATTGTCTTTGCCCACTCACCAGAACAGCAGCTCCAACACTGCTCATGCAGATTGGGCCCACAGCAGCCTTGCAGAATCTGTTCCTGCTCCGCGGCGTTCCTCCAGTCCTTTGCATGTGCACAGCCCGTCTTCCAACTTGGCCTCCTCTCCAATCTTTAAAGCTCGACTCGCTCCCAAGCCTTTTGTGGAACATTCCAGATTCAGTAAAGCACAACTTTCTGACAGTTTGATTAACAGTACTATTGTATCCGATTGCACTTTGGTCAATTCAATTACAGATTCGGGTTTTATCTCCAAGAATTCAAATGAAGAATTTGCCAACCACTTAATATCCGGAGATGATATCAGCTTCATATCCACGACACAGATTCCTCCCTTAAATAAGGAATGGGAGAGTGATGAGGAGTACCTGACCCTGCCATACAAAATTAATGAGCTAGAGGATTTGGCGCAGCAATTAGAGGGTCTCTCTGCTCACTTGGATGAGTCAGCTGGAGTAACCAGTGCAAATGTTGTGACGCATGATGTGGACATTCAAGACATTCACTCTGACCCTGACAACAACACTCACCTCCCTCTGTTGTACTGCCAACAAGAAAGTGAGCCTGTAAATATACATCACTGCCCAGAGAGTGAAGACACAGTCGTGGAATTGAGAAAAGCCACGGACTTCGTAAGAaaactcagagggtggtctggTTCACAGTTGACTACTCGACATCTCCCACGAATCACTGAGGAGAAGCAAAATAGCGACTGCCTTCTCATTCACATACAG AATTTTTGCTCCAAAATGGAAGAATTGTTGAAGTGGTTGTATCAAGTTGCAGAGACCACtgaaaactggatcccacctcaGCCTGAGATGGAAAGCATAAAGTCGTCCCTAGATGTATGCATG GCTTTTAAGAATGATGTCAACGAACACCAAGAGCTGACCCAATCCGTATTGAAATCTGGAGACATTCTGCTCAAGTCAGTGATTGATATCACCCCAG TTCTTAAGGAGACACTCGAATTGATAGCAAGACAATCAAAGCAATTCAATGAACATGCTGCACATCTGTACTCGTCTGTTCTCACAGCCATAAATATAGTCAAAGATGATCTGGAGACCAAGCAACATGAACAGCAG AATGTAATGATTGCAAGTCGGTTTGTGCAACATGATGATGCCTGA